The following proteins are co-located in the Haloarcula marismortui ATCC 43049 genome:
- a CDS encoding AAA family ATPase → MSPEQDIDELQQKIANAREQISTRIVGQEAVLEQLLICILADGNALLESNPGLGKTTMVRTVAEVTDLQFSRIQNTPDLMPSDITGTEIIRETDSGREFVFEKGPVFANVVLADEINRATPKTQAALLEAMQEKQVTAAGETYELPRPFFILATQNPIDQSGTYALPEAQTDRFMLKLLVDYPDYDEERTIVDMYTAGAEQVPVERSLTRSEIQAIQQLVREMPIADDLRDRAVQLVRRTREADDIEFGASPRASMALVQTAKARAFLHGRSHVTGEDIEALAAPVLRHRIIVDFRAEREGRTADDLIAALLE, encoded by the coding sequence ATGAGCCCAGAGCAAGACATCGACGAACTACAGCAGAAGATCGCGAACGCACGTGAACAGATCAGCACGCGGATCGTCGGTCAGGAGGCAGTACTGGAGCAACTGCTCATCTGTATCCTGGCCGACGGCAACGCCCTGCTCGAATCGAACCCAGGGCTTGGGAAGACGACGATGGTCCGGACCGTCGCGGAGGTGACCGACCTCCAATTCTCCCGGATTCAGAACACCCCGGACCTGATGCCGTCCGATATCACTGGGACCGAGATTATCCGCGAGACCGACAGCGGCCGCGAGTTCGTCTTCGAGAAAGGGCCGGTGTTCGCCAACGTCGTACTGGCCGACGAGATCAACCGGGCAACGCCGAAGACACAGGCCGCCCTGCTGGAAGCGATGCAGGAGAAACAGGTGACCGCCGCGGGCGAGACCTACGAACTGCCGCGCCCGTTCTTTATCCTGGCCACCCAGAACCCGATTGACCAGTCGGGGACCTACGCGCTTCCGGAGGCCCAGACCGACCGCTTCATGCTGAAGCTGCTGGTCGATTATCCGGACTACGACGAGGAACGGACTATCGTCGACATGTACACCGCTGGGGCAGAACAGGTCCCCGTTGAGCGGTCGCTGACCCGCTCAGAAATTCAGGCGATACAGCAACTGGTCCGTGAGATGCCTATCGCAGACGACCTGCGCGACCGGGCAGTCCAGCTCGTCCGCCGGACGCGCGAGGCCGACGACATCGAGTTCGGTGCCAGCCCGCGGGCGAGCATGGCACTCGTCCAGACGGCGAAGGCCCGGGCGTTCCTCCACGGCCGTTCGCACGTCACCGGCGAGGACATTGAGGCGCTGGCAGCCCCCGTGCTCCGCCACCGGATTATCGTTGACTTCCGGGCCGAGCGGGAGGGTCGAACGGCGGACGACCTCATCGCAGCCCTGCTGGAATGA
- a CDS encoding DUF58 domain-containing protein, translating to MTIEPDFLDELGRFTAALNRQTTSIRQGDQQSPRVGEGLTFSDYRRYSPGDDTRRIDWKLFARTEEYFIKQYEEERSLTVHLLVDTSASMDYGDATSHKFEYAAKLGLGFAYLTAEENNDFQFCTFRDRVNRIDTGQSNRGELLSLIDQLNEMTPGGTADFESALEAYAERIRSRSLVVVFSDCLADPEALESGIAALARNDADVLLVRVVAPAERDPGVVGDVLFADPESDETRRSYFSGSLAETYQSRLDAHIDSVSNRVTALGADHVLINTGEDYFDSFASIWLQ from the coding sequence GTGACTATCGAACCGGACTTTCTGGACGAACTCGGCCGGTTCACCGCCGCGCTGAACCGCCAGACGACCTCGATTCGGCAGGGCGACCAGCAGTCCCCGCGGGTCGGCGAGGGGCTCACGTTCAGCGATTACCGGCGGTACTCGCCGGGGGACGACACGCGACGGATCGACTGGAAGCTGTTTGCCCGCACAGAAGAGTACTTCATCAAGCAATACGAGGAAGAGCGGAGCCTGACCGTCCACCTGCTCGTCGACACGAGCGCGTCGATGGACTACGGCGACGCGACGAGTCACAAGTTCGAGTACGCCGCCAAGCTCGGGCTCGGCTTCGCCTACCTTACCGCGGAGGAAAACAACGACTTCCAGTTCTGCACGTTCCGCGACCGTGTGAACCGGATCGATACCGGCCAGTCGAACCGCGGCGAACTCCTCTCGCTCATCGACCAGTTGAACGAGATGACGCCCGGCGGGACGGCCGATTTCGAATCCGCGCTGGAAGCGTACGCCGAACGCATTCGGTCGCGCTCGCTCGTCGTCGTCTTCAGCGACTGTCTGGCCGACCCGGAGGCACTCGAATCCGGTATCGCCGCGCTCGCACGCAACGACGCCGACGTGTTGCTGGTCCGCGTGGTCGCGCCAGCGGAACGGGACCCTGGCGTCGTCGGTGACGTGCTGTTTGCCGACCCCGAGAGCGACGAGACACGCCGATCGTATTTCAGCGGCTCGCTGGCAGAGACGTACCAGTCGCGGCTCGACGCCCACATCGATTCGGTGTCAAACCGCGTTACGGCACTCGGTGCAGACCACGTACTGATCAATACCGGCGAAGACTACTTCGACTCGTTTGCGAGCATCTGGCTACAGTAG
- the pyrI gene encoding aspartate carbamoyltransferase regulatory subunit translates to MSDNDQQLRVSKIQNGTVIDHIAGGQALNVLAILGIDGTSGDSVSVAMNMPSDRLGHKDVVKVEGRELSQNEVDVLSLIAPAATINIIRDYEVVEKGRVERPSVVEGVLECPNHNCITTENEPVDSRFAVGDDGVRCEYCDTIIRDDLPAHILAE, encoded by the coding sequence ATGAGCGACAACGACCAGCAACTCCGCGTTTCGAAGATCCAGAACGGCACCGTCATCGACCACATCGCGGGCGGACAGGCGCTAAACGTCCTGGCGATTCTCGGCATTGACGGCACCAGTGGCGACTCCGTCTCCGTCGCGATGAATATGCCCTCGGACCGCCTGGGTCACAAGGATGTGGTCAAGGTTGAGGGCCGCGAACTCTCACAGAACGAGGTCGACGTGCTCTCGCTCATTGCCCCTGCGGCGACGATCAACATCATTCGCGACTACGAGGTTGTCGAAAAAGGCCGCGTCGAGCGCCCGTCGGTCGTCGAGGGTGTCCTCGAATGCCCGAACCACAACTGCATCACGACCGAGAACGAACCCGTCGACTCGCGCTTTGCCGTCGGCGACGACGGTGTCCGCTGTGAGTACTGCGATACGATCATCCGCGACGACCTGCCGGCACACATCCTCGCAGAGTAA
- the pyrB gene encoding aspartate carbamoyltransferase, with translation MRHDHIISAKQLSRGDIETVLDHAADIAADPGAFADRHSDTLLGLLFFEPSTRTKMSFTTAMKRLGGDIVDMGSVESSSVKKGESLADTVRVVEGYTDALVLRHPMEGSAKMASEFVDVPLVNAGDGAGQHPTQTLLDLYTIRENAGFDDLTIGIMGDLKYGRTVHSLAHALTTVDASQHFISPESLQLPRSVRYDLHEAGAGIREHTELDDILPELDVLYVTRIQAERFPDESEYREVAGQYQIDGDTLAAAKDDLTVMHPLPRVDEIAHDVDETTHAQYFQQAHNGVPVRMALLDLMLGGDQ, from the coding sequence ATGCGGCACGACCACATCATCAGCGCGAAACAACTCTCGCGGGGCGACATCGAGACGGTGCTCGACCACGCGGCTGACATCGCGGCTGACCCGGGAGCGTTCGCGGACCGGCACAGCGACACGCTGCTTGGCCTCCTCTTTTTCGAGCCGAGCACCCGGACGAAGATGAGCTTCACAACGGCGATGAAACGCCTCGGCGGCGACATCGTCGACATGGGCTCTGTCGAGTCCTCAAGCGTGAAAAAAGGCGAGTCACTGGCTGACACTGTCCGCGTCGTCGAGGGGTACACCGACGCGCTCGTGCTCCGGCACCCGATGGAGGGTTCCGCGAAGATGGCGAGCGAGTTCGTCGACGTGCCGCTCGTCAACGCCGGCGACGGGGCCGGTCAGCACCCGACACAGACGCTGCTCGACCTCTACACGATCCGTGAAAACGCCGGCTTCGACGACTTGACTATCGGCATCATGGGCGACCTGAAGTACGGACGAACCGTCCACTCGCTGGCCCACGCACTCACGACCGTCGACGCCAGCCAGCACTTCATTAGCCCGGAGTCGCTCCAGCTTCCGCGGTCGGTTCGCTACGACCTCCACGAGGCCGGCGCAGGCATCCGCGAACACACCGAACTTGACGACATACTCCCGGAACTGGACGTGCTCTACGTGACCCGCATCCAGGCCGAGCGGTTCCCCGACGAGAGCGAGTACCGCGAAGTCGCCGGCCAGTACCAGATCGACGGCGACACGCTTGCGGCGGCCAAAGACGACCTGACCGTGATGCATCCGCTCCCACGCGTTGACGAGATCGCTCACGACGTCGACGAGACCACCCACGCACAGTACTTCCAGCAGGCCCACAACGGTGTTCCCGTACGGATGGCGCTGCTTGACCTGATGCTCGGAGGCGACCAATGA
- a CDS encoding FG-GAP repeat domain-containing protein, protein MYPKGWDMNLHHERIEASPPASTMSFCLTTDLTGNGRPDVIVGALGDTHEVQFPLVDKSVDLLSVFGMGPLARWLQTNVFWYENPGWERHDVASAPELSVGGSLGDITGNGRPDMVAGQNIHQHKLWWFEIPDNPRKQWTRRLITDDFEKYHDTAVADVDGDGQNEVVGLSQESKTVFYYDIPADPTREPWPVANRHVVAEDLDVEGVAVEDIDGDGAVEIVAGPNVFHRTADGWDREPIAEDWQCTRVAIKDVDGDGDLEIILVEGDEPYLDDRPARLGVFDPPEWDLTLLHDDLSNPHSLDVADFDGNGNPDIFVAEMGLEDGHEPRQLVFHNDGAGNFEQKELNTGIPTHEAKVVDLDGDGVPDIVGKAYTEPRVDVWQSNP, encoded by the coding sequence ATGTACCCGAAGGGCTGGGACATGAACCTACACCACGAGCGCATCGAAGCCTCGCCGCCGGCGAGTACGATGAGCTTCTGTCTTACAACCGACCTCACGGGGAACGGCCGACCGGACGTCATCGTCGGGGCGCTCGGCGACACGCACGAGGTCCAGTTCCCACTCGTCGACAAGTCAGTCGACTTGCTGTCCGTATTCGGTATGGGGCCGCTGGCCCGCTGGCTCCAGACGAACGTGTTCTGGTACGAAAACCCCGGCTGGGAGCGCCACGACGTTGCCAGCGCACCGGAACTATCCGTCGGTGGCTCGCTTGGTGACATCACGGGGAACGGCCGACCGGATATGGTCGCCGGCCAGAACATCCACCAGCACAAACTGTGGTGGTTCGAGATACCGGACAACCCACGGAAGCAGTGGACGCGCCGGCTCATCACCGACGATTTCGAGAAATATCACGACACCGCTGTGGCGGACGTGGACGGCGATGGACAGAACGAGGTCGTTGGGCTGTCCCAGGAGTCAAAGACAGTGTTCTACTACGATATTCCTGCGGACCCGACGCGAGAACCGTGGCCGGTGGCCAACCGACACGTCGTCGCCGAGGACCTCGATGTTGAGGGCGTCGCTGTCGAGGACATTGACGGGGACGGTGCGGTCGAAATCGTCGCCGGCCCCAACGTCTTCCACCGGACGGCCGACGGATGGGACCGGGAGCCAATCGCCGAGGACTGGCAGTGTACTCGCGTCGCTATCAAGGACGTTGACGGCGACGGCGACCTAGAGATAATCCTCGTCGAGGGTGACGAACCGTATCTCGACGACCGCCCGGCCAGGCTGGGCGTGTTCGACCCACCCGAGTGGGACCTGACCCTGCTGCACGACGACCTTTCGAACCCGCACAGCCTCGACGTGGCGGACTTCGACGGTAACGGTAATCCCGATATCTTCGTCGCAGAAATGGGTCTAGAGGACGGACACGAACCGCGACAGCTCGTGTTCCACAACGACGGCGCGGGGAATTTTGAGCAGAAGGAACTGAACACCGGCATCCCCACCCACGAGGCGAAGGTCGTCGACCTCGACGGTGACGGCGTCCCGGACATCGTCGGCAAGGCGTACACCGAGCCCCGCGTCGATGTCTGGCAGAGCAACCCCTGA